A region of Deltaproteobacteria bacterium DNA encodes the following proteins:
- a CDS encoding GntR family transcriptional regulator, whose product MQIDSNWIGDENLTQVVYRHIKEMMFDYQIVPGQRLVFIDLAKRLGVSRTPVNNALSILANEGFLDFVPNQGYSVHEISKEEATCLYEIREILELGAIENAIQKQTPQKLKVLEEQKRLYEEAVAEQVSRGRFTLDQEFHATYVHMAENPYLTDYFREIYQRIFLRHRIEGLRAGRARNVVIEHQQIFNAFVSGDQKKAKDLVRDHIRTGKEYIFSSIFK is encoded by the coding sequence ATGCAAATAGATTCAAACTGGATCGGTGATGAAAATCTGACCCAGGTGGTTTACCGGCATATCAAAGAGATGATGTTTGACTATCAGATCGTTCCAGGGCAACGGCTTGTTTTTATTGATTTAGCCAAACGATTGGGGGTCAGTCGGACGCCGGTGAATAATGCCTTGAGCATTTTGGCCAATGAAGGATTTTTGGATTTTGTTCCTAATCAAGGATACTCCGTCCACGAGATTTCTAAAGAAGAGGCGACCTGTCTTTACGAAATAAGAGAAATTTTAGAATTGGGAGCCATCGAAAATGCCATTCAGAAGCAAACGCCCCAGAAATTAAAGGTATTGGAGGAGCAGAAAAGGCTCTATGAAGAGGCAGTCGCCGAACAAGTGAGCCGGGGTAGATTTACCCTCGATCAGGAATTTCATGCGACCTATGTCCATATGGCTGAAAACCCTTACCTGACCGACTACTTCCGGGAGATCTATCAAAGGATTTTCTTACGCCATCGCATCGAAGGTTTAAGGGCCGGCCGGGCACGAAACGTTGTTATAGAGCATCAACAAATCTTTAACGCCTTCGTCTCTGGGGATCAAAAGAAGGCCAAGGACTTGGTCCGGGATCACATCCGGACAGGCAAAGAATATATTTTTTCATCCATTTTTAAATGA
- a CDS encoding enoyl-CoA hydratase/isomerase family protein — translation MVKNFETIIWEKVEDIGILTLNRPDRFNAVNDTLVREVFSVVDGLNKDDSIRALIITGAGDKAFCAGADVKKDDQALEWDKDTAPPEAFLQGYRDSVVPLMCGLQGLKIPTIAAINGLAIGMGCDLTLSCDIRIACENTRVASIWIKRGVIPAAGGFWLWPRIVGLGRALDIIFSGRFIEAEEGEKIGVFNKVVPAHSLRMEALKMAKSYTANPPIAIKLAKMMVYRGLNMEFRTGVELAGAVQTVAHLTEDRNEAMNAWREKRQPKFKGR, via the coding sequence ATGGTGAAGAATTTTGAAACTATTATTTGGGAAAAGGTGGAGGATATCGGCATCCTTACCCTGAACCGCCCTGACCGGTTCAACGCCGTCAATGACACATTGGTCCGGGAGGTTTTTTCTGTCGTGGATGGCCTTAACAAAGACGATAGCATCAGGGCCTTGATCATAACCGGCGCCGGCGACAAAGCGTTTTGTGCCGGAGCCGATGTCAAAAAAGACGACCAGGCGCTCGAATGGGATAAGGACACGGCCCCTCCTGAGGCTTTCCTGCAAGGATACCGGGATTCCGTCGTCCCCCTGATGTGCGGACTGCAGGGTCTTAAAATCCCGACCATAGCCGCCATCAATGGCCTGGCCATTGGGATGGGCTGTGATTTGACCCTCTCCTGCGATATCCGGATAGCCTGCGAAAACACCAGGGTCGCTTCCATCTGGATAAAGCGTGGCGTTATTCCTGCTGCGGGTGGATTTTGGCTCTGGCCCAGGATCGTGGGTCTGGGACGTGCGCTGGACATTATTTTCAGCGGCCGTTTTATTGAGGCTGAAGAGGGGGAAAAGATCGGCGTATTTAACAAAGTGGTCCCCGCACACAGCCTGAGAATGGAAGCCCTAAAGATGGCGAAAAGTTATACGGCCAACCCGCCGATCGCTATAAAACTGGCCAAGATGATGGTCTATCGCGGTCTTAATATGGAATTCCGTACCGGGGTAGAGCTGGCCGGGGCGGTCCAGACGGTCGCTCACCTCACCGAAGATCGTAACGAAGCCATGAACGCCTGGCGTGAAAAGCGCCAGCCGAAATTCAAGGGTCGATAG
- a CDS encoding OB-fold domain-containing protein — MSETKQRNRVAVRDDIFTDPLFPSDQVRLKGCQCHVCGEVFLGKHLSCGNCANEDMGEIILGDKGTLWTYTVIRNRPPGDYKGPEPFVPFAEGLIELPEGIRVLSPLTGCDIDQVTIGSVWKLVVDVLYVDDAGNEVMSFKFKPV, encoded by the coding sequence ATGAGTGAGACAAAGCAGCGAAACAGGGTTGCTGTCAGGGATGATATTTTTACGGACCCGCTTTTTCCATCAGACCAGGTGAGATTGAAGGGGTGTCAATGTCACGTCTGTGGGGAGGTTTTTTTAGGAAAACATCTGTCCTGCGGAAACTGCGCCAACGAGGATATGGGAGAAATAATTCTTGGGGATAAGGGCACATTGTGGACCTATACGGTTATCAGGAACCGCCCACCGGGCGATTATAAAGGCCCGGAGCCTTTTGTTCCTTTTGCCGAAGGGCTGATTGAACTGCCGGAAGGGATCAGGGTTTTATCACCGCTGACCGGCTGTGACATTGATCAGGTAACGATCGGGTCGGTATGGAAGCTGGTTGTAGACGTCCTCTATGTCGATGACGCGGGAAATGAAGTCATGTCCTTCAAGTTTAAACCGGTTTAG
- a CDS encoding UbiD family decarboxylase has product MFNDLRGFIAKSEESGEVRRVDGADWNFEIGWITEVEAGLPSPRILLFDNIKGSEPGYRVATNLFSTDHRVAMCFGLPEELRGMGLVRAIKERLGRGVPHLPPVEVKTGPVLENVFTGDEVDILKFPTPWWRPGDGGRYIGTMAVTITRDPDEGWVNLASQRVQVHDRNTATVFMARGHHGDMMRRKYWAKGQGCPVAITFGQEPLVFAGADWTLPWGVPELDFAGGLKGAPIEVVKGITTDLPIPATAEIVFEGELLPPEAGTVLEGPFGEWAGYYAGGQRPQPIFRVKAVLHRNQPIIQGTLAMVHPRIWTLGRHLWRSALVWSELERQVPGVQGVWVVGEGGANSIIAASIKQEYAGHAKQTLQLLNAFQATSLHMRYCIVVDEDIDPSNLSELLWALGTRTNPIESIDIATHTRCSETNPMMSPEKREKGDLTHSTAQIIACRPWHWKDKFAKATKSPPEDLKAIRKKWCELWA; this is encoded by the coding sequence ATGTTCAACGATCTTCGTGGGTTTATTGCCAAGTCTGAAGAATCCGGTGAGGTTAGGCGGGTCGATGGCGCTGATTGGAACTTTGAGATCGGTTGGATCACCGAAGTCGAGGCCGGATTACCCAGCCCGAGAATACTGCTCTTCGACAATATTAAGGGGAGCGAGCCGGGCTATCGGGTAGCCACCAACCTGTTCAGTACGGACCACCGGGTGGCTATGTGCTTTGGCCTCCCTGAAGAACTCAGGGGCATGGGGCTGGTGCGGGCCATCAAGGAACGATTGGGCAGGGGGGTGCCCCATCTCCCGCCGGTTGAGGTCAAGACCGGCCCGGTGCTGGAGAATGTTTTCACCGGTGACGAGGTGGACATCCTGAAATTTCCGACACCCTGGTGGCGCCCGGGGGATGGCGGACGATACATCGGCACCATGGCGGTAACCATCACCCGTGATCCTGACGAGGGCTGGGTCAATCTCGCCTCGCAGCGGGTCCAGGTGCATGACCGCAACACGGCTACGGTCTTCATGGCCAGGGGACACCACGGTGATATGATGAGACGGAAATATTGGGCTAAGGGCCAGGGGTGTCCGGTAGCCATTACCTTCGGGCAGGAGCCGCTGGTTTTTGCCGGTGCCGATTGGACCTTACCCTGGGGAGTTCCGGAACTTGACTTTGCCGGTGGTCTCAAGGGGGCGCCCATTGAGGTCGTCAAGGGTATCACCACCGACCTTCCTATCCCGGCCACTGCCGAGATTGTTTTCGAAGGCGAACTCCTGCCGCCGGAGGCCGGAACGGTGTTAGAGGGGCCCTTCGGTGAGTGGGCCGGCTATTATGCCGGCGGCCAGCGGCCGCAGCCGATCTTCCGCGTGAAGGCCGTGCTGCACCGCAACCAACCCATTATCCAGGGGACCCTGGCCATGGTACACCCCAGAATTTGGACTCTGGGCCGTCATCTCTGGCGCTCAGCGCTGGTCTGGTCGGAATTGGAAAGGCAGGTTCCCGGTGTACAGGGCGTATGGGTTGTCGGGGAGGGGGGTGCCAACTCCATTATTGCCGCCTCCATAAAGCAGGAGTATGCCGGACACGCCAAGCAGACGCTGCAGCTTTTGAATGCCTTTCAAGCCACGTCGCTGCACATGCGTTACTGCATTGTCGTCGATGAGGATATCGACCCTTCCAACCTCTCCGAGCTCCTCTGGGCCCTCGGCACCAGGACCAATCCGATCGAGTCCATTGACATCGCCACCCATACCCGATGTTCGGAGACCAACCCCATGATGTCACCGGAGAAACGTGAGAAGGGCGACTTAACCCATTCCACGGCGCAAATCATCGCCTGCCGTCCCTGGCATTGGAAGGATAAATTCGCCAAGGCCACCAAGAGTCCCCCCGAGGACTTGAAGGCCATCCGAAAGAAATGGTGTGAACTTTGGGCTTAA
- a CDS encoding tripartite tricarboxylate transporter substrate binding protein, producing the protein MKKGKRVNASVLIMAMVCGCLFGAQGSMAATYPNHPIKLIVGFPPGGPASTVSTLIAKRMSEFMEHPITVEHKPGGGATLAATTVAKAKPDGYTLFTGSDSPLLIAPLINRDLSYTLEDFIPIVGYGYAPTTISCKKGRWHSLKDMIADAKKNPGKYTYSTQSVNSFNHFVMKLLCEQAGIDLKMVPFPGNAEALTALLGGHIDLVCVAGTSGLYKAGKMDVLAIAEKKGLKDYPNIPTLAELGYPIFMNSYYFLCAPKGTPKEIINKLTEVNQKVFAKYGQEIEELLQKFEMLSSFLSAEEVIKQNNYRRDEFRKITKGMGIYVPNR; encoded by the coding sequence ATGAAAAAAGGAAAAAGGGTCAATGCCTCGGTGCTGATCATGGCCATGGTCTGCGGTTGTTTATTCGGAGCTCAGGGTTCCATGGCAGCAACCTATCCAAACCATCCGATTAAGCTGATAGTGGGTTTTCCCCCGGGAGGGCCGGCGAGTACGGTCTCCACGCTGATAGCCAAAAGGATGTCGGAGTTTATGGAACACCCCATTACGGTTGAACACAAGCCCGGAGGGGGCGCTACCCTGGCAGCCACCACGGTGGCTAAAGCCAAACCGGACGGATACACTCTTTTCACGGGGTCGGACAGTCCTCTTTTGATAGCCCCATTGATAAACCGCGACTTGTCCTATACGTTGGAAGACTTCATCCCGATTGTCGGATATGGCTACGCCCCCACAACCATAAGCTGCAAGAAGGGACGCTGGCATTCATTGAAAGACATGATCGCCGATGCGAAGAAAAATCCCGGAAAGTATACCTACTCAACCCAAAGCGTCAACAGCTTTAACCATTTCGTCATGAAGCTGCTCTGTGAGCAGGCGGGCATTGATTTAAAGATGGTCCCCTTCCCCGGGAACGCGGAGGCCCTGACCGCACTTCTGGGAGGGCACATAGATCTGGTCTGCGTTGCGGGGACATCCGGGCTTTATAAGGCGGGGAAAATGGACGTTTTGGCGATTGCCGAAAAGAAAGGCCTTAAGGATTATCCAAACATACCCACTCTGGCTGAATTAGGTTACCCGATATTTATGAACTCCTATTATTTTTTGTGTGCCCCCAAGGGAACCCCTAAGGAGATTATAAACAAACTTACTGAGGTTAACCAGAAGGTTTTTGCCAAATATGGCCAGGAGATAGAGGAGCTGCTTCAAAAATTTGAAATGTTATCCAGCTTTTTAAGTGCCGAAGAAGTCATTAAACAGAATAATTATCGAAGGGATGAATTCCGTAAAATTACCAAGGGGATGGGCATTTATGTGCCGAATCGTTAA
- a CDS encoding tripartite tricarboxylate transporter TctB family protein encodes MRRYDLISSLVFLGCGVFITGVSLRIHVGTFGDPGPGLFPLITGILMGIISGGMFIKFLLMSTPAGREPLGKDKRLWHYKCVITVVIMFLYALTIDWLGFLPVTLLILFILYKAVGGLSLKISLGGAILTAAITYLLFKVWLKVQLPVGSLGI; translated from the coding sequence ATGCGAAGATACGACCTGATTAGCAGCCTCGTCTTTCTGGGTTGCGGGGTTTTTATCACCGGTGTTTCCCTGCGAATCCATGTGGGAACATTCGGAGACCCCGGTCCGGGATTATTCCCTCTCATTACTGGAATCCTGATGGGCATCATCTCCGGTGGAATGTTTATCAAGTTTCTCCTGATGTCCACCCCCGCGGGTCGAGAACCGCTTGGTAAGGACAAGAGGTTATGGCACTACAAGTGTGTTATTACCGTGGTGATCATGTTCCTTTATGCCCTCACCATTGATTGGCTGGGTTTTCTCCCGGTCACCCTTTTGATTTTATTTATATTATACAAGGCGGTTGGGGGGCTGAGCTTAAAAATATCCCTGGGAGGGGCAATCCTGACTGCTGCCATCACCTATCTTTTATTTAAGGTATGGCTGAAGGTCCAGCTTCCGGTGGGGTCATTAGGAATATAA
- a CDS encoding tripartite tricarboxylate transporter permease, which produces MDIVHNILYGFSIVLQPGSLLFCFLGVLIGTLIGVLPGIGPSATVAILLPVSIGMSAADAMILLAGIYYGSMYGGSTTSILVNIPGESASVVTCIDGYQMARQGRAGVALGMSAFGSFIGGTIGVLGLMLLAPPLAEFALQFGPPEYFAMILCGFSILIYIGSGSRLKALLIIFLGLFLGQIGNDLVTGESRFTFGNLTLMDGVPLVPMVMGLFGIAEVLTNLESTFERILFTTRVKNLLPNLADWKASLGPIGRGTILGFFLGLLPGGSATLSSFASYAVEKRISKHPEQFGKGAIEGVAGPETANNAATSSAFIPMLTLGIPANPVMALVLAALLCHGLQPGPLLLTKSPDVFWAIITSMYVGNVMLVVLNLPLIAIWVKLLKVPYAVLFPLILLFCLIGSYSTSSNYQEIMIMTIFGVIGYLMRKFEYDPVPLVFAFILTPLLERAFRQSLAMSNGGFLIFLRPPIALVLMITAFILIALLVLPLIKKGLSKTDGLHG; this is translated from the coding sequence ATGGATATAGTGCATAATATTCTCTATGGCTTTTCAATTGTCTTGCAGCCCGGGTCGTTACTCTTTTGTTTCCTTGGGGTACTGATCGGAACCCTGATAGGTGTTCTTCCCGGTATCGGGCCATCGGCAACCGTCGCCATACTTCTTCCGGTGAGCATCGGCATGAGTGCGGCTGATGCGATGATTTTGCTGGCGGGCATCTATTATGGATCGATGTATGGCGGATCGACTACCTCTATTCTGGTCAACATTCCAGGTGAGTCAGCTTCGGTGGTCACCTGCATAGACGGCTACCAGATGGCCCGGCAGGGGAGAGCCGGGGTGGCCCTGGGCATGTCGGCCTTCGGATCATTTATCGGCGGCACAATCGGTGTCCTGGGCCTTATGCTTCTGGCACCGCCGCTGGCTGAATTCGCACTTCAATTCGGCCCGCCGGAGTATTTTGCCATGATTCTTTGCGGGTTTTCCATCCTGATTTATATAGGATCGGGGTCGAGACTCAAGGCCTTGCTGATTATTTTTTTGGGGTTATTCCTCGGGCAAATCGGCAACGATCTGGTGACCGGGGAATCACGGTTTACCTTTGGAAACCTGACCCTTATGGATGGCGTGCCTTTGGTGCCCATGGTCATGGGTTTATTCGGGATCGCAGAAGTCCTGACGAACCTTGAATCGACCTTCGAACGGATTCTTTTTACCACCAGGGTAAAGAATCTGCTTCCGAATCTTGCGGACTGGAAGGCTTCACTGGGCCCTATCGGAAGGGGGACGATACTCGGTTTTTTCTTGGGGCTTTTGCCGGGGGGGAGCGCGACGCTTTCCTCTTTTGCCTCCTATGCCGTGGAGAAACGGATTTCGAAGCACCCTGAGCAATTTGGAAAAGGGGCCATTGAGGGGGTCGCTGGGCCGGAAACGGCAAACAACGCCGCAACGAGTTCAGCCTTTATCCCCATGTTAACCCTTGGAATCCCCGCCAACCCGGTCATGGCCCTGGTCCTGGCCGCCCTGTTATGCCATGGGCTTCAGCCAGGCCCTCTTCTCTTGACGAAATCGCCTGATGTCTTTTGGGCGATTATCACCAGCATGTATGTAGGCAATGTTATGCTGGTGGTCCTGAATCTTCCCCTGATTGCCATTTGGGTAAAATTGCTGAAGGTTCCCTACGCCGTCTTATTCCCGCTCATTCTCCTCTTCTGTTTAATCGGATCTTATAGTACGTCGTCCAACTACCAGGAAATTATGATCATGACCATCTTCGGCGTCATCGGGTATCTGATGAGAAAATTTGAGTATGATCCGGTCCCCTTGGTTTTTGCCTTTATCTTAACGCCGCTTTTGGAGAGGGCTTTCCGCCAGTCCCTGGCCATGTCTAATGGAGGGTTCTTGATCTTCCTCCGCCCCCCCATTGCCCTTGTTCTGATGATAACAGCGTTCATCCTTATAGCCCTTCTGGTTTTACCACTCATAAAAAAAGGACTGTCCAAAACGGACGGATTGCATGGATAA